Proteins from a genomic interval of Vanacampus margaritifer isolate UIUO_Vmar chromosome 4, RoL_Vmar_1.0, whole genome shotgun sequence:
- the cdhr5a gene encoding cadherin-related family member 5: protein MDQKWKSQPVIVTLRCIITLCFCMFASAQRLCTVPAGPVPVPENSTADLQVVKISSGSDVTLTVVVNPEEMFYLKGKALMVRKELDYEALPNRAALVVWIQCSRPGSKSVNESVEVLVENINDNPPNFAQTNYILDVNELTPVNTSVGLIEATDADSEPLFYRLESAMEKYFRLENINTPKLLVKSVIDYDVVQKISLVLHVQDTFNGSTSNDPFFTSVATITVHIKDVDNRPPWFQPCLRTNLGLAKLCVSTGYRGKVNLTEKEESPLMLEPGPVFAKDGDKNRSEQISYRILRGNEGNLFQIDEETGNISMTKAADIVGPITLTVLASQVTNRDQFAVTQVTFDVTKKSRNPPQFEKERYEGFIYSNSVPESMILRDRSSNRPFRVRARDEDFAGGVNPDVKYEVQYSSYVNVTSDGFVILKRVVKTESFALQLRAVDSTTGEFGTAALSVQVIPADAMPSPSNVGYRAGDMALLGLVMAALLVLCLIVIGFLISRLWKGNSSVDKICECLDCLKSEQPNREHRDSLQYTNDGFQNEPDGSRGRWKSALPRRSTFPGGRVMPLGRRNRHCSSCGVFTNHAPKGSPSLRPSRRGRGDGDDYSSRSALAKQRRKEGQKTVWFKEIEDSSDIEVEIIPDTVGRVEEETQEELEGELVMEGVVVDPDAPCTESDDGQESHSTEHGAEQDLGTATSETKVEENKQDG from the exons atggatcaaaaatggaaaaGCCAACCTGTGATTGTCACCTTGAGATGCATCATCACCCTCTGCTTTTGTATGTTTGCTTCCGCTCAAAGAC TTTGCACAGTGCCTGCTGGGCCTGTGCCTGTCCCTGAGAACAGCACTGCTGACCTCCAGGTGGTAAAAATAAGCTCTGGTAGTGACGTAACACTGACTGTTGTGGTGAACCCTGAAGAAATGTTTTACCTGAAAGGTAAAGCCCTGATGGTGAGGAAAGAACTGGACTATGAG GCTTTACCCAACAGAGCAGCTCTGGTGGTGTGGATACAATGCAGCAGACCAGGCTCCAAATCT GTCAATGAATCTGTTGAAGTATTGGTGGAAAACATAAACGATAACCCCCCAAACTTTGCTCAGACCAACTACATCCTGGACGTAAATGAG CTGACTCCTGTCAATACCAGTGTTGGACTGATAGAAGCTACTGATGCTGATTCGGAACCACTATTTTATCGTTTAGAGTCTGCCATG GAAAAATACTTCCGGCTGGAGAACATCAACACTCCCAAATTACTTGTTAAAAGTGTTATCGACTACGATGTTGTTCAGAAAATCTCACTGGTTTTACACGTACAG GACACTTTCAATGGTTCCACCTCCAATGATCCCTTCTTCACATCCGTGGCCACCATCACGGTGCACATAAAGGACGTCGATAACAGGCCGCCTTGGTTTCAACCTTGTTTAAGGACTAATTTAGGGCTTGCCAAGCTGTGTGTCAGCACTGGCTATAGAGGCAAAGTCAATCTGACGGAGAAGGAG GAAAGCCCGCTGATGTTGGAACCCGGCCCAGTTTTTGCAAAAGATGGAGACAAGAACAGGAGTGAACAGATTAGCTACCGGATTTTAAGAG GGAATGAAGGAAATCTATTCCAGATAGATGAGGAAACAGGCAACATCAGCATGACTAAAGCTGCAGATATTGTGGGCCCAATAACACTCACTGTTCTG GCGTCACAAGTGACCAACAGGGATCAGTTTGCTGTGACGCAGGTGACCTTTGATGTGACGAAGAAGAGCAGAAACCCTCCTCAGTTTGAGAAGGAGCGTTACGAGGGCTTTATCTACAGCAACTCCGTACCTGAGAGCATGATCCTCCGGGACCGCAGTAGCAACAGACCCTTTCGGGTTCGAGCGCGAGATGAGGACTTTGCTGGT GGTGTGAATCCagatgtaaaatatgaggtCCAGTACAGCAGTTATGTCAACGTGACTTCAGATGGTTTCGTGATTCTGAAGAGAGTCGTCAAGACGGAGTCATTTGCTTTACAG CTTAGAGCAGTGGACTCAACCACGGGAGAGTTTGGTACAGCTGCCCTGTCTGTTCAGGTCATACCTG CTGATGCCATGCCGTCCCCTTCCAATGTTGGTTACCGTGCGGGTGACATGGCACTACTCGGGCTGGTCATGGCGGCTTTGCTGGTCCTCTGCCTCATTGTGATTGGCTTCTTGATTTCCCGCTTGTGGAAAGGCAACTCCAGTGTGGACAAAATATGTGAG TGCTTGGACTGCCTGAAGTCTGAGCAGCCAAATCGGGAGCATAGAGACTCCCTGCAATACACCAATGACGGCTTCCAGAATGAGCCCGACGGCAGCCGCGGCCGATGGAAGAGCGCCCTTCCCAGACGGAGCACCTTCCCCGGGGGGAGAGTCATGCCTCTGGGGAGACGCAACCGCCACTGCTCCTCCTGTGGTGTCTTTACTAACCACGCACCCAAAGGGAGTCCCTCGCTAAGACCCTccaggagaggaagaggagatgGAGACGATTACAGCTCAAGGTCCGCCCTGGCCAAGCAAAGGAGGAAGGAGGGGCAGAAAACAGTGTGGTTCAAGGAGATTGAGGACTCCTCGGACATTGAGGTGGAGATTATCCCGGACACTGTGGGCAGGGTGGAGGAGGAGACGCAGGAGGAGCTGGAAGGGGAGTTGGTGATGGAGGGAGTAGTCGTAGACCCTGATGCCCCATGCACAGAATCTGATGATGGGCAGGAAAGCCACAGCACGGAGCACGGAGCTGAACAGGACCTTGGTACTGCTACCTCAGAAACGAAGGTGGAGGAGAACAAGCAGGACGGCTGA
- the ctsd gene encoding cathepsin D: protein MKSFYLLLLSALALASDGIVRIPLKKFRSIRRELTNSGRNAEELVANKHSLKYNFGFPSSSGPTPETLKNYLDAQYYGEIGLGTPPQPFTVVFDTGSSNLWVPSIHCSLLDIACLLHHKYNSAKSSTYVKNGTSFAIQYGSGSLSGYLSQDTCTIGDISVENQLFGEAIKQPGVAFIAAKFDGILGMAYPRISVDAVAPVFDNIMSQKKVEQNVFSFYLNRNPDTEPGGELLLGGTDPKYYTGEFSYVNISRQAYWQIRMDSLQVGSQLSLCKGGCEAIVDTGTSLITGPAEEVRALQKAIGATPLIQGEYMVNCDKIPTLPVITFNVGGKAYKLTGDQYVLKVSQAGKTICLSGFMGLDIPPPAGPLWILGDVFIGQYYTVFDRENNRVGFAKSK from the exons ATGAAGAGTTTTTATCTACTTCTTTTGTCAGCGTTAGCCCTAGCGAGCGACGGGATTGTTAG AATTCCCTTGAAGAAATTCCGCTCCATCAGGCGTGAATTGACCAACTCGGGTAGAAATGCAGAGGAGCTCGTGGCCAACAAGCACTCCCTCAAGTACAACTTTGGCTTTCCCTCAAGCAGTGGACCCACTCCTGAGACCCTAAAGAACTACCTTGAT GCCCAGTATTATGGTGAGATTGGCCTGGGCACCCCCCCTCAGCCCTTCACTGTTGTCTTTGACACCGGTTCCTCTAACTTGTGGGTTCCCTCCATCCACTGCTCCCTTCTTGACATCGCTTGCT TGCTTCATCACAAATATAACTCCGCTAAGTCCAGCACGTATGTGAAGAATGGCACTTCCTTTGCAATCCAGTACGGAAGCGGCAGTTTGTCGGGCTACCTCAGTCAGGACACGTGCACC ATTGGAGACATTTCTGTGGAGAATCAGCTCTTTGGGGAAGCGATAAAGCAGCCTGGGGTGGCTTTTATTGCTGCAAAGTTTGACGGGATCCTCGGCATGGCCTATCCACGCATCTCTGTGGATGCCGTGGCGCCAGTTTTTGATAATATCATGAGCCAGAAGAAGGTTGAGCAGAATGTGTTCTCCTTCTACCTGAACAG GAACCCCGACACTGAGCCAGGTGGCGAGCTGCTGCTGGGAGGAACGGATCCCAAATACTACACTGGCGAATTCAGCTATGTCAATATCTCCCGCCAAGCCTATTGGCAGATCCGCATGGACTC GTTGCAAGTGGGCAGCCAGCTGAGTTTATGTAAAGGTGGCTGTGAAGCTATCGTGGACACCGGCACGTCTCTGATCACTGGCCCGGCTGAGGAGGTCAGAGCTCTGCAGAAAGCCATTGGAGCCACTCCGCTCATCCAGGGAGAG TACATGGTCAACTGTGATAAGATCCCTACACTGCCTGTCATCACTTTCAATGTGGGCGGCAAGGCGTACAAGCTGACTGGAGACCAGTATGTCCTCAAG GTGAGCCAAGCTGGAAAGACCATTTGTCTGAGTGGCTTCATGGGTCTGGACATCCCTCCCCCAGCAGGTCCCCTGTGGATTTTGGGTGACGTCTTCATCGGCCAATACTACACCGTCTTTGACCGAGAGAACAACAGGGTTGGCTTTGCCAAATCTAAATAG